The nucleotide sequence GACGCTGTTCGCGCAGCTGTCGGAGTTGACTGATAGCGGCAAACGCCGTCACCACGATCACTAGGCCCGTAAAGGCCGTGCTCAGCGCCCCTACCGCTTCCCAGCTCATGGTTCCATCCTTAATGGAAGCCTATGCGACGCATCGCGGAGAGCGCCTGCATTGTCACATTTTGTCACGGACGGGTCGGAAACGATCGGTATCGGCTGGAATCCCCAAGTGAGGGTTCGAGTCTCCGGCCATCCCAAAAGATGTGCTCTCAACTCTGTGCGAGCGAGGCGGCGTATTCCTTGTCGGCTTCGAGCCAATCATCTTTGAGGCCAATGCGCCGTACGTCCGTTGGATAGGCGCCGTTGGGATGCGCCGCCATCCAGTCCTGTGCTAAAACCGCGAGATATTCGAAGTTCTCGAGAAGCCCGTCACCCATTGTGCGGCGCTCTATAGCAGTAACCGGCGCGAGCTTGTTCCAAACAGAGAGAATGACGTCGCACCACATTTCTAAAACGAGTCTCTTATCGACGAGTCCCGCCTTGGCAAGAATTCCCATGATTTCGAAGTGGTTCCCGACCTTATTTATCTTTGACTTGAGATCGCGTATCTCGTCCCTTTTCTTGTCGCCCACCGCGATTTGATGCCGAAACGGCGGATCTTGTAGCCGTACAGGCAGGTCTTGCATCACAAATTGCTCGGCACTTACGAAGTCCGGCTCAGCTCTCACTTCTTCAAGCTCATTGATAGCAGCAATTTGGTTGCTGCTGCGAGCGTGGCGGAGTTGAACAATGGCGGCGCCGGCGGTTGCCGCAATAACGATGAACGTACCGAGCGTGGCAAATGTATTGATGAGCGCCAAAGACATAAATCCCTCCGAAAAGCGCACTGCTGATGAAGGGCTTTGTCGCTCCCGTTGTCCCGTCCCTTGGGCATCGCCCACCAGGCGGTGTCACATTTTGTCACGGACTCCCAAATAGTATTCGCTTTATTTCACGAGGCTCCGCGCCCCTTTCGTTGTAGACGTGTAGACAAGCCTGAGAGCTCTTTGCGGCGATATCATCGCCGGTGACCACGAAGAATCGCTCGTCGCAGCCGCCGATCAACACGGCGATGCAAACACAGGGGCATGCGCGCCCCGCGATCCATGGTGCCCGGCGCAGCGCGTAAATCGGACTACCGCTTCGTCAAAGGCGTCGGCCGATAGGACGCTTGAAATTCGTCTTTTGCGTCGTACAATAGCACTGCAATTCACAATACGCCGGAGTCGCCCCTTAGGATGGATGGAGCATGCCATCGTGAAACGTTATCTGTCTTTTATCGCCGTTGCGGCGATGATTGCGTCGGCGGCCTGCGCATCCCACAACGCAATCCCATCTCTTCAAGGAAGCGCTCGGACAGACTGGGCGGTGCCGAACTTTAAAGTTTCGGGCGACGTCTACGTCTCGATGGCGAGTCAGATTGCGGTCTTCGGGCCGACCGGAAAAGCGCGCGTCGCAACGATCTCACAACCCGGGAGAACGCCAACGGCGCTTGCGTTCGATCGCGCAAGCAACCTCTACGTGGGGGCTGCAAGAATCGTAGGCAATACGTGCGGCGTTGGTTCGGTTACTCGCTATCCGGCCGGTTCCATAAAAGCCAAGGCCGCGATCGACAGGGGGGTCGTTTGCCCGGTGGCGCTGGCGTTCAATAAGCACCTCTACGTCCTCAATGCCGACGACCAGATCGCCGTCTATAATCCGGCAACCCGCAAGCTGCTCTATACGATCACCGCCGGTTTGCACGTGCCCACGGCGATGGCCTTCGATCATAATGGAAACCTCTACGTCGCCAATAATACGAGCTCCAATTCGAGCAGCGCCGGAACCGGAAACGTAACTATGTATCCGCGCAAAGCCAAGGCGCCGACGCTTACGATTTCCTTCAGGAATTCGATACCGCTGTCGCTCGCCGTCGACTCGCATAACAACCTGTACGTAGGGAGCACGGCGAATCTTCCGTTCAGTTGTTCGAGCAGTTCTAGCAGTTCTTCAGCACCCGTGGGGTTGATGACTGAACTCGCGCCCAGGAGCACGACCGTGGTGCGTAAAATCGCACCACTTCTTCCGGTTACTGCCGTTACGATCGATTCATCCGATAATCTTTATGTGGCCGGAGCTACCGTCGCCAACGCGTGCTCGTCGTCGTCGGGAAGCGCGGAATTCGACGGAGCGGTCGCGGTTTTTCCGCCGGGAACCACGACGGCGAGCCGCACGATCGTCATGAACGATCCGTTTCTGATGGCGCTCGACGACTCCGAGAATCTCTACGTTGCGGATTGCGTAATCTCGACGTGTTCCACTACGTTCGTAATTCGAGAAGTCCGAGCGCACGGCGCGAGGATCCTTCGCAACCTCCCCGCGTTCTCACAGCCCACCGCGCTGGCCGCGGAGCCGTAGATCGGTCTAATGCCGTCGGCCCATAAGCGCGCCGTCGAGTAATAGGGCCCTTCGCCCTCGTACCGGGCAACACGAGTTGTGGTTCGACTCCCGGCCATCCCAAAATAATTGCATCTAACGCGTCATTCTCGTACGAACGATAATTGGGGAAGGGCTGCGTTCAGTCCGCAACGATCCTTGAGGGATTGAGCGCATAGGTGTTGAAGCCGCGACCATGGTGCGGTCCGCGAAACTTGCGGTTTTAGCCCTGGGCATTGCCTCTATCGTGCTGGCGTTATATAACGTCGTGACGCCGGGCCGGAATTATCTCTATTTGCTCGGGCGCCTCTCCGGGACGCCGCAGGTTCTTCTCGCCGTACCAAACGGCGGCCCCGCCCAAGCGGCAGGCTTGCGGACCGGCGACGTGCTGGACATCGCCAAGACGACCTTATCGCAGCGCATCGACATCTTCGCAGCTGCCGCCAAAGGCACCCTATCGGTTCCCGTCGTTCGCGCCGGAAATCCGCGCGTCGTCGACGTTTCGATTCAGGAGGCGTGGCCTTCGCCATCGCGCTTTTTCGACTTAGCGCTCGTCGTTATCGAAGTCGTTTTCGGCTTTATCGTTATGCTTAGAGCCGGACATCTGCCCCTCGCGCGTATGGTCGTGTGGCTAGCGGTCGCTGAGGAAATCGGCACGGTGGGAGCCGATTTTCAGGCGGTGGGACCGACGCCGGTCTTAGCCTTCACAGTGGGAATGGTTTTCCAACTGTTCGTGCAAGCGGCGACCACGATGTTCGCGTTGATGGCCGTCGCGCAGCTACCGGCGGGAATGCGGCGCGCGCGAGTAGCGCTTCTTTGGCTTTCGCCGATTCTCGGCATGTTGTCCACGCTCGATCCCGTCTTGTTCGGCAGCATCATAAGCGTCTTCGCTCCGGCATCCCCCTTAGCGTACGTCGAGGTGCTAAACGTTGGTGCCGTGGTCACGAGCCTCAGCTTGATGGTGCTCGTCGTGGCGATCGCGCTGAGCAGCCCGGTAGAACATCGCGCGCGGTCGATGTGGTTCGTATCGACTATTGCCTTCTGCTGGCTTTTGGGTGCCGCGATCGGCTCGGCTACTCCGCTCTGGTTCGGCGAACAGCAATGGCTTATCGGGCTCGTCTATTATTTTCTCCTCAGTTGCACGCTCATCGGTCCGATCTACGCGACCCTACGTCATCGCGTCGTCGATCTCAACCTCGTTATTTCGCGATCGACCGCGTTTGCCGCAATTTCTATGTTGATGCTGGGTGGCTTTATCGGGGTCGAATGGTTGGCGGGAAAACTCGCAGACGGCATTCTCGAGGAAGGTTTGTGGCGCGGCGTTTTTACCCAGGCGGTCAGCTTCTCCGCGGCGATCTTCATGGGCATCTACTTACGGAGCTTTCACGCCAAGATCGAACGCTGGGTAAACTCCGTGCTGTTTCGCGAGCAGAATCGCAGGCTATCGCTACTCGAGAGTTTCGGGCGTGAAGCCGATTTAGTTCAGACGAGATCGGAGCTGTTGCTCGCGACGTTCGAAGCGCTTCGGGAGTCGCTCGATACCGACGAGATCGCGATCTTCACGAACGTGGGCGGTAATTTGATTCTCGTGCATGCATCGAATCCGAGCACCCCAGCCTTGCTCGAGCGCAGCGATCGCGTCGTCTTGCAATTGTGCGAGCGCCACCGTCCATTCGTCAGCGAGGTTAAGTCACTTCGCGGCTGTACGATCGTCCCGCTTTCGGTGCGCCGCGACCTGGTGGGCGCCATCATATGCGGTCGCAAACGCGATCGTACGGAGTATCTTCCGGAAGAAACGCGCATACTACTCTACGTGGCACAGCACGTCGCGACGTCATACGCGCTGCTTCCTCCCGTTTTACCTGGGAGCGCAAGCATGTCGTCGGGACAAGCGCTAAAGCCCGGGACCCGTCCGGGCTAAAACATTTTCTAACGGAGCGGTTGGAAACCCAAATTTGCCGGACGAGTAGGACGTCCCGAGAGTTTTTGGGCCTGATGGAGTCGCTTCGGAGCCCCTTATGCTACAATCAATCTCTCTGGTGGGGCTTGAGACAAGGGGTCACATGCGCTTTTTCTACTGCGTTTTTCGTCCATTCGCACTGCTGGTTGCCGTGACGCTCGCGGTCTGCGCGCCGGGCGTCGCTACCGCGACGACGCAAAGACCGCATGTTGCCAATTTTAACATTGAGGTTGTGCTTTTGAACATGACCGGTCACTACGTATGGATAGTACCCCGATGGAGCTACGTCCTCAAAGCAGACTGGAGTGTTGAGCGCGGGGCGATTAAGTGCATGGCGCCCGGCGAGAACAGTATAGTAGTGATTGGATACGACGTCCCCCCGGAGCTTGCCGGTAATCCGCAGATTTGGATACAGGGAGCGGTGACGACCTCGCCGCAGTGCATGGGTAACGTAGTGTTTTTCGGGGACATCTTTACTGAAAAATGCACCGTGAATCCCCATGGGTCCAGCCCCCGGGCCCATGTAGAGATCATTCCGAATTTCATCGGATACGCTTTTACGCCCATGCTCAACAACCCCTATAAGAGTATTTGCACATGAAACTGCATACGCTTGCGATCGCTCTCGGCTTGGTTGGAATTGCCGCAGTCGCGGCCGGTTGTCGTGGGGGCAGCGACGACTTCACGCGGTCCGGATCGTCGCAGTCCTCGGTGCTCCAGCCCAAGGACTTGGGGAGCTCGACCTGTCCGGGTACGTCCGGAAATGCCCCCGGTCCGTATACGGTGTTTCAAGCTACCGGAAATATCAAGAACGGTGCCTTCACGCTGTCGGCCGAGAGCGCCAAGTATTTCGTTTTCCGTATGACTCCGGACGGCTCGAACCCGCCGAAGCCAGCTCCGCAGTCCGCGACGAAGACCGGCCCCACTCCGCGGCCGACACGCACGTACTTTGGGACGTTCACCTTGAATCGCGGCACCAGCGGATGCGTCGTCTTGTTAACCTCGGTGAACGGGACGCCGATCGCGCGCGGCGTGAATGCGGTGTTAACCGCCGTTCCGAACATTGCCGCAGAGCCTTCGCGCTGGAAATTGCTGGCGAGTGGACCGATGAAGCTAACCCTCAACGGATTTCCCGCAACGGGCTCCGACGGCTCGTTCACTTTGCTGACGAAGTCGGGGAAGCGGTATCGTACCGGCAGTATCGAGTTCTTTGGGTACGTCGTCGATCCTTAGAACGATAGCGACGCGCAAGGTAGCACCGCGAAAAAGAACGCTCAAATAGCCGAGGAAGGTCGGAAACGGTCGGGATCGGGGGCCATTCGCGAGCTAGTGTGACGGAACAGCCTTACGGAATAACACTTTTCGGTAACCGTCGGTATCGGCTGGAACCCCCGAGTTGTGGTTCGAGTCCCGGCCATCCGAAAGAAAAGCTCCTCATGTTATCCGCCTTCAACTCGTCTGAGTGCGGACGTTTCGCGCCCAAGCCTTGCAATAGCATCCGCCATTGCAGCCATCGACGCGCGAAGTTCGACGATTGAGTCGTCGCGCGCGCTGACCAGAACGTCGTACGCTGAACCGACACCGTGGGTGAACTGTGAGAGTGCT is from Candidatus Baltobacteraceae bacterium and encodes:
- a CDS encoding DUF4760 domain-containing protein, whose protein sequence is MRFSEGFMSLALINTFATLGTFIVIAATAGAAIVQLRHARSSNQIAAINELEEVRAEPDFVSAEQFVMQDLPVRLQDPPFRHQIAVGDKKRDEIRDLKSKINKVGNHFEIMGILAKAGLVDKRLVLEMWCDVILSVWNKLAPVTAIERRTMGDGLLENFEYLAVLAQDWMAAHPNGAYPTDVRRIGLKDDWLEADKEYAASLAQS
- a CDS encoding GAF domain-containing protein: MVRSAKLAVLALGIASIVLALYNVVTPGRNYLYLLGRLSGTPQVLLAVPNGGPAQAAGLRTGDVLDIAKTTLSQRIDIFAAAAKGTLSVPVVRAGNPRVVDVSIQEAWPSPSRFFDLALVVIEVVFGFIVMLRAGHLPLARMVVWLAVAEEIGTVGADFQAVGPTPVLAFTVGMVFQLFVQAATTMFALMAVAQLPAGMRRARVALLWLSPILGMLSTLDPVLFGSIISVFAPASPLAYVEVLNVGAVVTSLSLMVLVVAIALSSPVEHRARSMWFVSTIAFCWLLGAAIGSATPLWFGEQQWLIGLVYYFLLSCTLIGPIYATLRHRVVDLNLVISRSTAFAAISMLMLGGFIGVEWLAGKLADGILEEGLWRGVFTQAVSFSAAIFMGIYLRSFHAKIERWVNSVLFREQNRRLSLLESFGREADLVQTRSELLLATFEALRESLDTDEIAIFTNVGGNLILVHASNPSTPALLERSDRVVLQLCERHRPFVSEVKSLRGCTIVPLSVRRDLVGAIICGRKRDRTEYLPEETRILLYVAQHVATSYALLPPVLPGSASMSSGQALKPGTRPG